One Amblyomma americanum isolate KBUSLIRL-KWMA chromosome 8, ASM5285725v1, whole genome shotgun sequence DNA window includes the following coding sequences:
- the LOC144102608 gene encoding uncharacterized protein LOC144102608 yields MAAFKKAADLTASSRFFTRRLKSRFYLVVQSERITIIEASEGHGPPERNLHETSGPKIDEDNLSRGDERGASASCRQDTRSPTDPTPVPSPQPSQQHTPEPPLQPSTRATPSLLGKRRRDDGANKVLRQMLYESHRLDSLTDARNHQDAAFQQSMLEVCTRCAHCTLKSRSRHLKHKYQCSLLSTSTSVLTPLVGGGWDS; encoded by the exons atggcggccttcaaaaAAGCAGCTGATCTCACGGCTAGTTCCCgcttttttacgcgtcgtctgaaatcaaggttctatttggttgtccaaagtgagcggataacaattatcgaagccagtgaaggtcacgggcctccagaaaggaacctgcacgaaacgtcgggcccgaaaatcgacgaagacaacttgag cagaggagatgaacggggagcctcagcaagttgtcgacaagacacacggagccccacagacc ctacaccggtgccctcgccgcagccctcacagcagcacacaccagagcccccactgcagccctcaacgcgtgccacgcctagccttcttgggaagcgacggcgagacgatggggccaataaggtgctgcgccagatgctgtatgaatcgcatcgtttggattcccttactgacgcccggaaccaccaggacgctgcttttcagcagagtatgctggaggtgtgtactcgctgcgcacactgcactttgaagagtcgaagccgtcacctgaagcataaatatcagtgctctcttttgagcacctctacttctgttttgacgcctcttgtgggaggtggttgggacagctga